A stretch of Natator depressus isolate rNatDep1 chromosome 2, rNatDep2.hap1, whole genome shotgun sequence DNA encodes these proteins:
- the LOC141981687 gene encoding uncharacterized protein LOC141981687, translating into MQSSSAEVTMMESQNRKRAPAWTEREVRDLIAVWGEESVLSELRSSFRNAKTFVKISQGMKDRGHNRDPKQCRVKLKELRQAYQKTREANGRSGSEPQTCRFYDELHAILGGSATTTPAMLFDSFNGDGGNTEAGFGDEEDDDDDEVVDSSQQASGETGFPNSQELFLTLDLEPVPPEPTQGCLLDPAGGEGTSAACVSMITGSSPSQRLVKIRKKKKRTRDEMFSELMLSSHTDRAQTNAWRQIMSDCRKAQNDQEERWRAEESKWRAEERAEARMWRQRDERRQDSMLGLLEDQTSMLQCMVELQQRQLEHRLPLQPLCNQPPSSPSSIASTPRRPRTRWGGHRPTSHSTTEDCPKKRRLSFNKF; encoded by the exons atgcagagctcatcagcagaggtgaccatgatggagtctcagaatcgcaaaagagctccagcatggaccgaacgggaggtacgggatctgatcgctgtatggggagaggaatccgtgctatcagaactccgttccagttttcgaaatgccaaaacctttgtcaagatctcccagggcatgaaggacagaggccataacagggacccgaagcagtgccgcgtgaaactgaaggagctgaggcaagcctaccagaaaaccagagaggcgaacggccgctccgggtcagagccccaaacatgccgcttctatgatgagctgcatgccattttagggggttcagccaccactaccccagccatgttgtttgactccttcaatggagatggaggcaatacggaagcaggttttggggacgaagaagatgatgatgatgacgaggttgtagatagctcacagcaagcaagcggagaaaccggttttcccaacagccaggaactgtttctcaccctggacctggagccagtaccccctgaacccacccaaggctgcctcctggacccagcaggcggagaagggacctccg ctgcatgtgtttcaatgatcacaggatcttctccttcccagaggctagtgaagattagaaagaaaaaaaaacgcactcgagatgaaatgttctccgagctcatgctgtcctcccacactgacagagcacagacgaatgcgtggaggcaaataatgtcagactgcaggaaagcacaaaatgaccaggaggagaggtggcgggctgaagagagtaagtggcgggctgaagagagggctgaagctcgaatgtggcggcagcgtgatgagaggaggcaggattcaatgctggggctgctggaggaccaaaccagtatgctccagtgtatggttgagctgcagcaaaggcagctggagcacagactgccactacagcccctgtgtaaccaaccgccctcctccccaagttccatagcctccacacccagacgcccaagaacgcggtgggggggccaccggccaaccagccactccaccacagaggattgcccaaaaaaaagaaggctgtcattcaataaattttaa